One window of the Glycocaulis alkaliphilus genome contains the following:
- a CDS encoding sensor histidine kinase: protein MGSMTHSLSTHGFMPHGMCYLWEPSILWTHVLSDALIALAYFSIPAALAIFSIRRPDLVYRPVMWLFVAFILLCGMTHLFSIWTVWNPHYQVQGLLKAATAAVSLATAIALWPLLPRALALPSTKQLQRSNQALQAEIGRRDEAEARLMAITGQLEHRVRQRTRDLERANTALRQFAAAAAHDLQAPLRHIQIFSQLLENEEADTMSADGQKYLAKVREGALRAQTLIGVLQEYAQLVNRPPQSQTLELSRVFTGVMSALEDEIEASGATLDIADLPEIEGDPVLLTQLFQNLVSNAIKYRSALAPVITVRASQGEDGMVAISIADNGIGIDPAHAETIFQMMRRLHDDTRYPGMGVGLAFCREIVESHGGEIWLDETHLDGARFCLTLPSPGATPASGVTQ, encoded by the coding sequence ATGGGCTCCATGACGCATTCGCTATCGACGCACGGCTTCATGCCCCACGGCATGTGCTATCTGTGGGAGCCGTCCATTCTGTGGACCCATGTGCTCTCCGACGCGCTTATCGCACTGGCCTATTTCTCCATTCCCGCCGCGCTGGCCATATTCTCGATACGCCGCCCGGACCTTGTATACCGGCCCGTCATGTGGCTGTTCGTGGCCTTCATCCTGCTGTGCGGCATGACACACCTGTTCTCGATCTGGACGGTGTGGAACCCGCATTATCAGGTTCAAGGCCTGCTAAAGGCCGCCACAGCGGCGGTCTCGCTGGCGACCGCCATAGCACTATGGCCGCTATTGCCGCGGGCGCTCGCCTTGCCATCAACCAAGCAGCTGCAGCGCTCCAATCAGGCGCTGCAGGCCGAGATCGGCCGGCGCGACGAGGCTGAAGCCCGTCTGATGGCGATAACCGGCCAGCTGGAGCATCGCGTCCGCCAGCGCACGCGCGACCTTGAACGGGCCAATACGGCGCTGCGCCAGTTTGCCGCCGCCGCTGCCCACGACCTGCAGGCACCCTTGCGGCACATCCAGATATTCTCACAACTCCTAGAGAACGAGGAAGCTGACACGATGAGCGCAGACGGCCAGAAATATCTGGCCAAGGTGCGCGAAGGCGCACTGCGCGCGCAGACGCTGATTGGTGTCCTGCAGGAATATGCCCAGCTGGTGAACCGCCCCCCCCAGTCCCAGACACTGGAACTGTCGCGCGTCTTCACGGGCGTGATGTCGGCGCTGGAGGATGAGATCGAGGCAAGCGGCGCAACGCTGGATATTGCGGACCTGCCAGAAATCGAGGGCGACCCAGTGCTTCTGACCCAGCTTTTTCAGAACCTCGTTTCCAACGCGATTAAATACCGTTCCGCCCTGGCGCCGGTGATCACTGTGCGCGCATCGCAGGGCGAAGACGGCATGGTCGCGATTTCCATAGCAGACAACGGAATCGGCATTGATCCGGCCCATGCCGAGACGATTTTCCAGATGATGAGGCGGCTGCATGACGATACCCGCTATCCGGGCATGGGGGTGGGTCTGGCCTTCTGCCGGGAGATTGTTGAAAGCCATGGCGGCGAGATTTGGCTGGACGAAACCCACCTTGACGGCGCACGCTTCTGCCTGACCCTGCCATCACCCGGCGCAACGCCCGCCAGCGGGGTCACCCAGTAA
- a CDS encoding bifunctional 5,10-methylenetetrahydrofolate dehydrogenase/5,10-methenyltetrahydrofolate cyclohydrolase produces MTTPDFIRHREGLASLIDGKLASAALDSAVAAQSAALAARIGRKPCLAVVLVGDDPASHVYVRNKVRRTEAAGMISQEFRRPDDLGEAELIALVETLNADPAVDGILVQMPLPAHMDARRVVEAIDPAKDVDGLTATSAGRLVLGADGLRPCTPSGCVWLARQALGDLSGLHTVVIGRSILVGKPAALLFLEQDCTVTLAHSRTRDLPEVCRSADILVAAVGRPEMVKADWIKPGACVLDVGINRTDAGLVGDVAFGPSEKIAGHITPVPGGIGPMTIAVLLANTLKAAAARTGEKITDPLRG; encoded by the coding sequence GTGACCACACCTGATTTCATCCGGCATCGCGAAGGGCTTGCCAGCCTGATTGATGGCAAGCTGGCCTCGGCAGCGCTCGACAGCGCGGTGGCCGCCCAGAGCGCAGCACTTGCTGCGCGCATCGGACGCAAGCCTTGCCTCGCCGTGGTGCTGGTCGGCGATGATCCGGCCAGCCATGTCTATGTCCGCAACAAGGTGCGCCGCACCGAAGCGGCGGGCATGATCTCGCAGGAATTCCGCCGCCCCGATGACCTGGGCGAGGCAGAGCTGATCGCGCTGGTTGAAACGCTCAATGCCGACCCGGCAGTGGACGGCATTCTGGTGCAGATGCCCCTGCCCGCCCACATGGATGCCCGCCGCGTCGTGGAAGCCATCGACCCGGCCAAGGATGTGGACGGGCTGACCGCCACGAGCGCAGGCCGGCTGGTGCTGGGAGCCGACGGCTTGCGCCCCTGCACACCGTCGGGCTGCGTGTGGCTCGCCCGGCAGGCGCTGGGCGATCTGTCAGGCCTCCACACCGTTGTGATCGGGCGCTCCATCCTGGTCGGCAAGCCCGCCGCCCTGCTCTTCCTGGAGCAGGACTGCACCGTCACGCTGGCCCATTCGCGCACCCGCGATCTGCCCGAAGTCTGCCGCTCGGCAGACATTCTGGTCGCTGCCGTCGGCAGGCCGGAAATGGTGAAGGCCGACTGGATAAAGCCGGGTGCATGCGTGCTCGATGTCGGCATTAACCGCACCGATGCGGGGCTGGTCGGCGATGTCGCCTTTGGACCGAGTGAAAAGATCGCTGGCCATATAACGCCCGTTCCCGGTGGAATCGGCCCCATGACCATCGCCGTCCTGCTGGCCAATACGCTCAAAGCGGCAGCCGCACGCACAGGCGAAAAAATCACCGATCCGCTCCGCGGATAG
- a CDS encoding lysozyme, whose product MSLLLASFAVLTWLSYTPAALHNPPESGLERYALVIGAAQYRRLPSRPDYAQQARAMARHAEDSGYALIGGGPLINPTEYELRRAIDILGRLTEGGAEAFIYFAGHAIPGQDTIFLLSTDSEPPPLVLYAEGGMRLEEAWSHPIGSGPSSTVIVIETEGVGGLLGGGLSAVGTGFDTLEVPDSVTVAVSDRGGPVTVEGNAFHRIGPDRPRLIFESREHTHVRPAFFTLSLVELHLLEAADLTAALELASLHVHERTSGQLSPVIFDRALSDAVPPVRSEPPAIVLAETELVIDEAPPPELAGSASVIADLALHDTTGIVLPAVRADSRAGQSVIELIQMFEAFRGETYLDAAGIPTIGYGHTGREARPGNVITHERAVELLMEDIDIAAAAVDAAVTRPLTDNQRNALISLVFNIGGQAFRNSTLLRLINSDIRSVSAAQFLRWVHARVPGSGMRALRGLESRRQLEAFLFLVEEDSVTARELIISFEPFRASATRVRNCSFIGYGRALQPCDEEFDTQISQVEALQYLRRELVQIESELRSLVGVPVSQAQMVALVSFVHQNGLEAFAHSRILARLNQGEYTGAANALRLHNAFTGAPAMQVGQSQIERRAAESALFFAHGGDYVVVPREAAS is encoded by the coding sequence TTGAGCCTTCTGCTGGCAAGTTTTGCTGTTCTGACGTGGCTGTCATACACGCCTGCTGCCTTGCACAATCCGCCAGAGTCCGGTCTTGAGCGTTATGCGCTCGTCATAGGCGCCGCCCAGTATCGCAGACTGCCATCGCGGCCGGACTATGCGCAGCAGGCGCGCGCCATGGCACGCCATGCCGAGGATTCAGGCTATGCCCTGATCGGCGGCGGGCCGTTGATCAATCCCACCGAATACGAGCTGCGCCGTGCGATCGATATTCTGGGCCGGCTGACGGAAGGCGGAGCCGAGGCCTTCATCTATTTTGCCGGCCACGCCATCCCGGGACAGGACACGATCTTCCTGCTGTCGACCGATTCCGAACCGCCGCCGCTGGTACTGTACGCCGAAGGCGGCATGCGCCTTGAGGAGGCCTGGAGCCACCCTATTGGCAGCGGGCCGTCCAGCACCGTCATCGTCATCGAAACAGAAGGCGTGGGCGGGTTGCTCGGCGGCGGACTCTCCGCTGTTGGCACCGGGTTTGACACGCTTGAAGTTCCAGACAGCGTCACGGTAGCCGTCAGTGACCGGGGCGGGCCGGTCACGGTGGAAGGCAATGCGTTTCATCGTATTGGCCCGGACCGGCCGCGCCTCATCTTCGAGAGCCGCGAGCACACGCATGTCCGGCCGGCCTTCTTCACCCTCTCGCTGGTAGAGCTTCATCTGCTGGAGGCAGCCGACCTGACGGCCGCCCTCGAACTGGCGAGCCTGCATGTGCATGAACGCACATCCGGCCAACTCAGCCCGGTAATCTTCGACCGCGCCCTGTCCGACGCGGTCCCGCCGGTACGCAGCGAACCGCCAGCGATCGTGCTGGCCGAAACCGAACTCGTCATTGACGAGGCTCCGCCCCCCGAACTGGCCGGCAGCGCGAGCGTGATCGCCGATCTCGCCTTGCATGACACCACCGGCATCGTTCTGCCGGCCGTCCGCGCGGATAGCCGGGCAGGCCAGTCCGTCATCGAGCTGATCCAGATGTTCGAGGCGTTTCGCGGCGAGACCTATCTGGACGCTGCGGGGATTCCCACCATTGGCTACGGCCATACTGGCCGCGAGGCCCGGCCAGGCAATGTGATAACCCATGAACGCGCGGTTGAGCTTCTCATGGAGGATATCGACATCGCGGCGGCTGCGGTTGACGCAGCCGTGACCCGGCCCCTGACCGACAATCAGCGCAATGCCCTGATATCGCTTGTGTTCAACATTGGAGGCCAGGCCTTCCGCAATTCCACGCTTCTTCGGTTGATCAATAGCGACATCCGGTCGGTCAGCGCCGCCCAGTTCCTGCGCTGGGTACATGCGCGCGTGCCCGGCAGCGGGATGCGGGCCTTGCGAGGCCTGGAAAGCCGCCGCCAGCTGGAAGCCTTCCTGTTCCTCGTCGAGGAGGACAGCGTAACCGCGCGCGAGCTGATCATCTCCTTCGAGCCCTTCCGCGCCAGTGCCACACGGGTACGCAACTGTTCCTTCATCGGATATGGCCGCGCGCTCCAGCCCTGTGACGAGGAGTTCGACACCCAGATCAGCCAGGTAGAAGCGCTGCAGTATCTGCGCCGCGAGCTGGTCCAGATCGAGAGCGAACTGCGTTCCCTCGTCGGCGTTCCCGTCTCGCAGGCGCAGATGGTGGCACTGGTTTCATTCGTACACCAGAACGGGCTGGAGGCATTCGCGCACTCGCGCATCCTCGCGCGGCTCAATCAGGGCGAATATACCGGCGCGGCCAATGCGCTGCGCCTGCATAACGCCTTTACCGGCGCACCGGCCATGCAGGTAGGCCAGAGCCAGATCGAGCGGCGCGCGGCCGAATCCGCCCTCTTCTTCGCCCATGGCGGAGATTATGTGGTTGTTCCAAGGGAAGCAGCATCGTGA
- a CDS encoding response regulator: protein MNAVAQTTQTLRVLHVEDDFADAMLLQQALCDAGGYEFELEVVRTLNDAKRKLARRQFDLIIVDLRLPDSIDPTDTVRTAEKIAKGTPVLVLTGSARVDAEALGAHLTILDKNEFFNGKDRTASFRLMRKVQDAADDALHL from the coding sequence ATGAACGCTGTTGCACAAACCACCCAGACCTTGCGCGTCCTCCACGTCGAGGATGACTTCGCCGACGCCATGCTGCTGCAGCAGGCATTGTGCGATGCGGGCGGCTATGAATTTGAACTGGAAGTTGTGCGCACGCTGAACGATGCCAAGCGCAAGCTGGCCCGGCGCCAGTTTGATCTGATCATCGTCGATCTGCGCCTGCCTGACTCCATAGACCCCACCGACACCGTACGCACCGCCGAAAAGATCGCCAAAGGCACGCCGGTTCTCGTCCTGACCGGATCAGCGCGGGTCGATGCCGAGGCATTGGGAGCGCACCTGACCATTCTGGACAAGAACGAGTTCTTCAACGGCAAGGACCGCACGGCAAGCTTCCGCCTGATGCGTAAAGTCCAGGACGCCGCCGACGACGCGCTGCACCTCTAG
- a CDS encoding YggT family protein gives MTFGQALIIYFIIPVLNILVLLIFVNVVLSWLVAFNVVNPRNQFVNTIWRATNALTEPVLSPIRRILPPLGGIDLSPLVLLLIIFFVREWVIMGQIFPLLG, from the coding sequence ATGACCTTCGGTCAGGCCCTGATTATCTATTTCATCATTCCGGTACTGAATATTCTCGTACTGCTCATCTTCGTGAACGTGGTGCTGAGCTGGCTGGTTGCGTTCAACGTCGTCAATCCGCGCAACCAGTTCGTCAACACGATCTGGCGCGCCACCAACGCCCTGACCGAGCCGGTCCTGTCTCCCATCCGCCGTATCCTGCCGCCGCTGGGCGGTATTGACCTGTCGCCGCTAGTCCTGCTGCTGATCATCTTCTTCGTGCGTGAATGGGTGATCATGGGGCAGATTTTCCCTCTTCTGGGCTAG
- a CDS encoding response regulator yields MAKTIRLLLVEDDESDAFLTKRAFAEMKGANLMHVPGGQAALDALRSSRFDALLLDLNMPGLSGHEVIEALREREDPELVPIIVFSSSSQPGDIDRAYEAGANAYVRKPDSLGGYQQVADAVCRFWRDHAEMPGRH; encoded by the coding sequence ATGGCGAAAACAATCCGCCTCCTGCTTGTCGAGGATGATGAAAGCGACGCCTTTCTGACCAAGCGCGCCTTTGCCGAGATGAAAGGCGCCAATCTCATGCATGTGCCCGGCGGGCAGGCTGCGCTGGATGCGCTGCGCTCCAGCCGGTTTGACGCCTTGCTTCTCGACCTCAACATGCCCGGCCTGTCCGGCCATGAGGTGATCGAGGCCCTGCGCGAGCGCGAGGACCCTGAGCTGGTCCCGATCATCGTATTCTCGTCCTCAAGCCAGCCGGGCGATATTGACAGGGCCTACGAAGCCGGGGCGAACGCCTATGTCCGCAAGCCCGACAGCCTGGGAGGCTATCAGCAGGTAGCCGACGCGGTGTGCCGCTTCTGGCGCGACCATGCAGAGATGCCCGGCCGGCACTGA
- a CDS encoding histidine kinase — MTRFLVSETNPGGRKLEDILIQLRAEVLTRSTKISEDTRPEALHVMGNNMKILEHLSAAIELAQDSTHLLDRAFGPSEAAHGGPPRIGVA, encoded by the coding sequence ATGACCCGCTTTCTCGTATCCGAAACCAATCCTGGCGGACGCAAGCTGGAGGATATTCTCATCCAGCTTCGCGCCGAAGTGCTGACGCGTTCGACGAAAATCTCCGAGGACACGCGGCCCGAAGCCCTGCACGTGATGGGCAATAACATGAAGATACTGGAGCATTTGTCGGCAGCGATCGAGCTGGCGCAGGACTCCACCCATCTTCTGGACCGTGCCTTCGGCCCGTCGGAAGCCGCTCATGGCGGTCCGCCGCGGATCGGTGTGGCTTAA
- a CDS encoding 4a-hydroxytetrahydrobiopterin dehydratase — protein MAPQKIGADAALKQVDGWTKAQGSRDAITRTVKFDDFNAAFGFMTRVALKADKMDHHPEWFNVYNKVEIVLTTHDCDGVSALDVEMARFINEAASA, from the coding sequence ATGGCCCCGCAAAAAATTGGTGCTGATGCCGCCCTGAAGCAGGTGGACGGCTGGACGAAGGCACAAGGATCGCGCGACGCCATCACACGCACGGTGAAATTCGATGATTTCAACGCGGCGTTCGGCTTCATGACGCGCGTCGCCCTGAAAGCCGACAAAATGGACCATCACCCCGAATGGTTCAATGTTTACAACAAGGTGGAAATCGTTCTGACGACGCATGATTGCGACGGGGTCAGCGCGCTGGACGTCGAGATGGCCAGATTCATCAATGAAGCCGCTTCCGCCTGA
- a CDS encoding long-chain-fatty-acid--CoA ligase, translating to MIDAGKLVSMADVVRQQARVNGTVAAQIFQDRTTSYAALDGHASRVANGLVALGCEPGMRIGHLGKNSDYFAELLFGAAKARCVLTGVNWRLAGPEILFILKDAGVTTLFVDAEYYPLVESLLPALPSLRTVIALDGGHGKWKGYTGWRDSQSGTDPMLKTDPKEDVLQLYTSGTTGNPKGVVLSHGAYLSLFEQGLKDGFVRWEPGDPNLIAMPYFHVAGTNWALLGFYQAATNIIVKEVDPVAILDLIEQHKVQTSFFVPAVILFLVQASAAKPRDFSSLRLVAYGASPIAEELLLKAAKVFDCGFLQFYGLTETNGAAVHLPPADHDPARGKLRAAGKPNAGIEIRVAGEDGKPAPQGEVGEVWIRGTSLMTGYWKRPDATAEAINSDGWFKSGDAGYLDKDGYLFIHDRVKDMIISGGENIYPAEVENALFSHPGVADVAVIGVPDERWGEAVKAIVVKAPGSDVTPEALIAHARERIAAYKVPKSVDFIDALPRNPTGKILKRVLREPYWKGRDRAVS from the coding sequence ATGATTGATGCGGGCAAGCTCGTATCCATGGCCGATGTCGTGCGCCAGCAGGCGCGCGTGAACGGCACAGTAGCGGCGCAGATATTCCAGGATCGCACGACCAGCTATGCGGCGTTGGATGGCCACGCCAGCCGGGTGGCCAATGGGCTGGTCGCGCTGGGGTGCGAGCCGGGCATGCGCATCGGCCATCTGGGCAAGAATAGCGATTATTTCGCCGAGCTTCTTTTTGGCGCGGCCAAGGCGCGATGCGTGCTGACGGGCGTGAACTGGCGCCTCGCCGGGCCGGAAATCCTCTTCATCCTGAAGGATGCGGGCGTCACCACGCTGTTTGTTGATGCCGAATACTACCCTCTGGTAGAGAGCCTTCTGCCTGCTCTGCCTTCGCTTCGCACGGTCATCGCGCTCGATGGCGGGCATGGCAAGTGGAAGGGCTATACCGGCTGGCGGGACAGCCAGTCCGGCACCGATCCGATGCTGAAGACGGACCCGAAAGAGGATGTGCTCCAGCTCTACACATCCGGCACGACGGGCAACCCGAAGGGCGTGGTGCTCTCGCACGGCGCGTATCTCTCGCTCTTCGAGCAGGGTCTGAAGGACGGGTTTGTGCGGTGGGAGCCGGGCGATCCGAACCTCATCGCCATGCCCTATTTCCACGTGGCGGGCACGAACTGGGCGCTCCTGGGCTTCTATCAGGCGGCGACGAATATCATCGTCAAGGAAGTTGATCCGGTCGCGATCCTTGATCTCATCGAACAGCACAAGGTCCAGACCAGCTTCTTCGTGCCAGCCGTGATCCTGTTTCTGGTGCAGGCCAGCGCGGCGAAACCGCGCGATTTTTCTTCGCTCAGGCTTGTTGCCTATGGCGCCTCGCCGATTGCGGAAGAATTGCTGCTCAAAGCGGCCAAGGTTTTCGATTGCGGTTTTCTGCAGTTCTACGGCCTTACCGAGACCAATGGCGCGGCGGTGCATTTGCCGCCGGCTGATCATGATCCGGCGCGCGGCAAGCTGCGCGCAGCGGGCAAACCCAATGCCGGTATCGAGATCCGTGTCGCGGGCGAGGATGGCAAGCCGGCCCCGCAAGGCGAGGTGGGCGAGGTGTGGATACGCGGCACCAGCCTGATGACAGGCTATTGGAAACGGCCCGATGCCACGGCAGAGGCGATCAATTCCGATGGCTGGTTCAAGTCCGGCGATGCGGGCTATCTCGACAAGGATGGCTATCTCTTCATCCATGACCGGGTGAAGGACATGATCATTTCCGGCGGCGAGAATATCTACCCGGCGGAAGTGGAAAATGCGCTCTTCTCCCATCCGGGCGTGGCCGATGTGGCCGTGATCGGTGTGCCGGACGAGCGCTGGGGCGAGGCGGTGAAGGCGATTGTCGTGAAGGCGCCCGGATCAGATGTGACGCCGGAAGCCCTGATCGCGCATGCGAGGGAGCGCATCGCCGCCTACAAGGTGCCCAAAAGCGTGGATTTCATTGACGCTTTGCCGCGCAATCCGACCGGCAAGATCCTCAAGCGCGTTCTTCGGGAACCGTACTGGAAGGGGCGCGACCGGGCGGTGAGCTAG
- a CDS encoding toll/interleukin-1 receptor domain-containing protein, translating into MKLTKSNRIKMIKNIASRMEDEDWTSIDLTLGQFSLPTIDQWSGNTNSYIVTMIQDAADETLCELAEHFGMEVPQKNDVEKQVEEPTCWEEGKLRLFISHLTEHRGMAAQLQEDLKRLGISAFVAHNDITPTHEWEMEIQAALSSCHLLLAIIHPGFKESAWCDQEIGYALGRGVPVFTVRCGADPHGFVSRFQGFNGNGKKSAQIAVEIFEATIEHKKLQSIMAKILVDLFVKSGSFHTAKIRIEYLEKLKVWEDSFNSRIEQALEENDQISYSWGVPDRVRALLKKWS; encoded by the coding sequence TTGAAACTCACAAAGTCTAATAGAATTAAAATGATTAAGAACATTGCCAGTCGAATGGAAGACGAAGACTGGACCTCTATCGATCTAACGTTGGGTCAGTTTTCGCTCCCGACGATCGATCAGTGGTCAGGCAATACAAACAGCTACATTGTGACCATGATACAAGACGCTGCCGATGAAACTCTGTGTGAATTAGCAGAACATTTTGGAATGGAGGTGCCACAGAAAAACGATGTAGAAAAGCAGGTTGAAGAACCAACTTGCTGGGAAGAAGGGAAACTACGTTTATTTATATCACATTTAACAGAGCACCGCGGAATGGCCGCGCAGTTGCAGGAGGATCTAAAACGATTAGGAATATCGGCTTTCGTGGCCCACAACGACATTACTCCTACCCATGAATGGGAGATGGAAATTCAAGCTGCGCTATCCTCCTGCCACCTTCTACTCGCAATCATACATCCCGGGTTCAAAGAAAGCGCTTGGTGCGATCAAGAAATTGGTTACGCCCTAGGACGCGGCGTCCCGGTCTTCACTGTTCGCTGCGGCGCTGATCCTCATGGCTTTGTAAGTAGATTCCAAGGATTTAACGGTAATGGTAAAAAATCTGCTCAGATTGCCGTTGAGATTTTTGAAGCAACAATAGAACATAAAAAACTTCAGTCTATTATGGCTAAAATACTAGTTGATCTTTTTGTAAAAAGCGGAAGCTTTCACACTGCAAAAATCAGAATTGAGTATTTAGAAAAATTAAAAGTATGGGAAGACAGTTTTAATTCCAGAATCGAACAGGCCCTAGAAGAGAACGATCAAA
- a CDS encoding SDR family NAD(P)-dependent oxidoreductase, whose protein sequence is MSNTLESLPEHYRAIVVGASGGIGGAFVRQLADDPRCGEVIALSRSGSAPQGPKITSGTINLDDPASIKAALEPIAADGPVHLVIVASGVLHGEGFGPEKTWRHLDASSMARLFAINTTGPALVAAALLDALPREGKAVFAALSARVGSISDNRLGGWHAYRASKAALNQIIRTCSIELARKRPEALIVGLHPGTVETALSEPFRRNVPDAKLFTPEHSAGRLLKVIDTLTPDHSGRCFDFAGEEVAP, encoded by the coding sequence ATGAGCAACACTCTTGAATCCCTGCCTGAGCACTACCGCGCGATTGTAGTCGGCGCATCCGGCGGCATTGGCGGCGCGTTCGTACGCCAGCTTGCAGACGATCCACGCTGCGGCGAGGTGATCGCCCTGTCGCGGTCAGGCAGCGCGCCACAAGGGCCGAAGATCACCTCCGGCACCATCAACTTGGACGACCCGGCCAGCATCAAGGCGGCGCTGGAGCCGATTGCCGCTGACGGCCCCGTACATCTGGTGATCGTTGCCAGCGGCGTCCTGCATGGCGAGGGTTTCGGCCCGGAGAAGACATGGCGCCATCTGGATGCGTCCAGCATGGCCAGGCTGTTCGCTATCAACACGACCGGCCCGGCTCTGGTCGCAGCCGCCCTGCTGGACGCCCTGCCGCGCGAGGGCAAAGCGGTCTTTGCCGCCCTCTCGGCGCGCGTCGGTTCCATCTCCGACAACCGGCTGGGTGGCTGGCACGCCTATCGCGCGTCCAAGGCGGCGCTGAACCAGATCATCCGCACCTGCTCCATCGAGCTGGCAAGGAAGCGCCCGGAGGCGCTGATTGTCGGCCTGCACCCCGGCACGGTGGAAACGGCCCTCTCCGAGCCCTTCCGGCGCAATGTGCCCGACGCCAAGCTGTTCACGCCGGAACACAGCGCCGGACGCCTCCTCAAGGTCATCGACACGCTGACCCCTGACCACTCCGGACGTTGCTTTGATTTTGCCGGAGAGGAAGTGGCCCCCTAA